Proteins encoded within one genomic window of Acidiferrobacter thiooxydans:
- the hisB gene encoding imidazoleglycerol-phosphate dehydratase HisB, producing the protein MRTANVVRKTLETEVAVTLVIEGSGASRLKTGLPFFEHMLDQVARHGLMDLTIEATGDLAVDAHHTVEDVGITLGQALAQAMGDKAGLTRYGHAYVPLDEALTRVVVDLSGRPGLFYRATFPRARIHDFDVDLIEEFLRGFVNHARVTLHVDVLAGHNAHHVAETLFKAFGRALRMALTPDARAAAQIPSTKGSL; encoded by the coding sequence GTGCGGACGGCAAATGTCGTGAGGAAGACCCTGGAGACCGAGGTCGCGGTGACCTTGGTGATCGAAGGCAGCGGCGCATCGCGCCTGAAGACCGGTCTGCCGTTTTTCGAGCACATGCTCGATCAGGTGGCGCGCCATGGGCTCATGGATCTCACCATCGAGGCCACCGGCGATCTCGCAGTCGATGCCCACCACACTGTGGAGGATGTCGGCATTACCCTCGGTCAGGCGCTCGCCCAGGCGATGGGCGACAAGGCGGGACTTACCCGTTATGGCCATGCCTATGTGCCGCTCGACGAGGCGTTGACGCGTGTGGTGGTGGACCTGTCGGGACGCCCGGGACTCTTTTACCGGGCCACCTTCCCGCGCGCCCGTATCCACGATTTCGATGTCGACCTCATAGAGGAGTTCCTGCGCGGTTTCGTCAACCATGCGCGTGTCACCCTGCATGTCGACGTGCTGGCCGGACATAATGCCCACCATGTCGCCGAGACCCTGTTCAAGGCCTTCGGGCGGGCGCTGCGCATGGCGCTTACGCCCGATGCGCGCGCGGCCGCGCAGATCCCATCCACCAAGGGCAGTCTCTAG